Within Streptomyces sp. SS1-1, the genomic segment CCGGCGGCCAGCCGCGGCAGGAACCGGTAGCCGCCCTGCCCGCCCGAGGCGATCAGCCACGGGGTGGAGACGGCGGCCGCCAGCGTCCCGGCCACCGGCCCCCACGCCCACAGCGCGAGCAGCGTGCCCGGCGTCCGCCCGTGCGAAGGCGGCATCCGGCGCAGCAGGAGCAGCGCGCCCGCCCCGTAGAGGGCGAAGAGCGCCACGAATCTGATCTGCATCCCGGTGCGACGCAGGTCGGAGTAGTCGGGGGTCCCGCTCACCCCCGTGCCGTCACCGGCCGACGTCAGCACCGAGGGGTCGTAGGCCCAGGGGGCCAGCCAGCGCCGTAGCTCCAGGACGGACTCGATGCCGAGCACCCGGGTGGCGCCCTGGAGCTGGAGGACGTGGGCGCTCGCCCCGGCCCACCACAGCAGCAAGGTGATCAGTACGGCCCCGGTCAGTGCCGGTATCGCCGCGCGTCGGTACGTCATGTCGTCCCCCGTCCGTCCTGGGCCCGTCGTCGATGGCGGGCAGCGGAAGGATAGAGGGAGTCGATCTTCGAACGCGGCCCCGTGGCCGAAACACGACCCCGCCGCCCCCGGGGTCAGTCCCGCCCGAACTTCTGCCTGGCCGCCGGGGTGACCGGGGTGAAGAAGTTCACGAGCGTGCCGTCGGGGTCGCGGAAGAGCAGGGACCGGTTGCCCCACGGCATCGTGGTGGGGCCGGCGACCACGTCGTCCACGACGCCTGTCAGGTTCTCGTGCACGCGGTCCACGTCGTCGACGAGGAACTCGATGATCACGCTGTGGTTGTCCGCCGGACGCGCGGACCCCGGGGCGAACAGCGGGACCGTGCCGGTGCCGGCGATCGCGAGGGTCGCCCCCGGCGTCCTGAGCTCGGCGAACTCCTCGGTGGCCCAGCTCGCGGCCACCCCCAGGGCACGCTCGTAGAACGCGACGAGGCGTGCCACATCGGCGGTGATCATACGGACGGAGACGAACTGCATGGGACTCTCCCAGGTCGTGCCGGACTGCTTGTACCGGTGAGGCTAGGAGAGATAGAGGACAGAATCGGTCCTGTACAGGTGGTAGCTTTCGGCGTATGCCCCGACCCACCGCCCGAGTCCTGACCCTCCTGGAGCTGCTGCAGTCCGGCGGCACCCGCACGGTGGCCGAGCTGGCCGAGAGACTCGGCGTCGACGGGCGCACCGTGCGGCGGTACGTGGACCGGCTGCTCGAGCTGGACGTCCCCGTCGAGTCGGTGCGCGGCCGCTACGGCGGCTACCGGCTCGGCCCCGGCTACCGGCTTCCTCCGCTCATGCTCGGCGACGAGGAGGCGCTCGCCGTACTGCTCGGCCTGGTCGCCGGGCGCCGGGCGGGGCTGACCGGGCCTCAGAGCACGGCCGCGGAGACGGCGTCGGCGAAGATCCGGCGCGTGCTGCCCCGGCACCTCGCCCACCGGCTCGACAGCCTCCTGGGATCCCTCGCCTTCACCGCGCGATCCGAAGGACCCGATGGAGCCGATACACCCGAAGTGCGGGACACCCCGGACGCCGGTGTGCTGCTCACCCTCGCCGACGCCGTGCGCCACCGCCGTCCCGTCGCCGTCCGGTACACCGACCGCGAGGGGCGCCGCAGCGACCGCACCCTGCACCCGTACGGGATCGTCGGGCACGCGGGCCGGTGGTACGTCACCGGCCGGGACGCCGGGATCGACGAGGACCGTACGCTCCGGCTCGACCGGATCGCGGACGCGCGGGCCCTGCCCGGCTCGTTCCCGCCCCCGGAGGGGCCCGGTCCGGCGGAGCGTGTCGTGTCCGGGTTCGCCACGGCCGGATACCGGCACGAGGTGACCCTGCGGATCCGGGCGACGCCGGGCGAGATCCGCGCGCACCTGCCGGCCGGCGTCGCGGTCCTGGAGGACCCGGGGGACAGGGAGGGCCAGGGCGGCACCGACAGGCCGTGGCTGCGGGCCGAGCTGCGCGCGGAGCGGCTGGAGTGGCTGCCTCCGGTGCTCGCCGCCCTCGACCGGCCCTTCGTCGTCGAGCGCCCCGCCGCCCTGCGCGACCTCGTCGCGGCGCTCGCCGACCGCCTGGCGGCCTCCGCCCGCCGCACCTCGCCCGACCCCGAGCCCGCCCCCGAGCCCGAGGGACCGGCACCGGCGTCCTGAGCGGGCATGCCGAAAGGGTGCCCGGGGAGCCGTGGCTCCGGGGGCACCCTCGGTGGTCGCGCTGGTTCAGAAGTCGGTGGAGAGCCCGCTGACCTCGGCGATGCCGCGCAGCTCCTCC encodes:
- a CDS encoding VOC family protein encodes the protein MQFVSVRMITADVARLVAFYERALGVAASWATEEFAELRTPGATLAIAGTGTVPLFAPGSARPADNHSVIIEFLVDDVDRVHENLTGVVDDVVAGPTTMPWGNRSLLFRDPDGTLVNFFTPVTPAARQKFGRD
- a CDS encoding helix-turn-helix transcriptional regulator, with protein sequence MPRPTARVLTLLELLQSGGTRTVAELAERLGVDGRTVRRYVDRLLELDVPVESVRGRYGGYRLGPGYRLPPLMLGDEEALAVLLGLVAGRRAGLTGPQSTAAETASAKIRRVLPRHLAHRLDSLLGSLAFTARSEGPDGADTPEVRDTPDAGVLLTLADAVRHRRPVAVRYTDREGRRSDRTLHPYGIVGHAGRWYVTGRDAGIDEDRTLRLDRIADARALPGSFPPPEGPGPAERVVSGFATAGYRHEVTLRIRATPGEIRAHLPAGVAVLEDPGDREGQGGTDRPWLRAELRAERLEWLPPVLAALDRPFVVERPAALRDLVAALADRLAASARRTSPDPEPAPEPEGPAPAS